In Sporosarcina psychrophila, a genomic segment contains:
- a CDS encoding sporulation protein YqfD, whose translation MRKRYAIKISGDGNLSGFLTKLVTIGTKITSLSVVDGVAYFQTDRSGLRAIRRNRRHYRLKVAISIANLESGSIGLFTSSRFLIACLIPFVASFFLWTVDVESDMPEVVDRIEQKLEKSSIVLLRPLALIPDEGEIRRELMLDDPALSWVRFRRVGTSLTIIPMLSPPTTNIIEENESPSHLVARTGGVITRFALEKGERVGHVHQTVKKGDVLATGILEQGDKTTVVGADGAVYADYWVEYTFTLPKKIKFQLQGEEIVNYSFNLPWKQQGKEGWSLGSFIETERYMEETAGHFELIEGMEETVIIPLLKNKLMSESFSKAIIKDEKVLHVTFDNDKVRGTILFLINDNIAEKRLIPKETEPIG comes from the coding sequence ATGCGTAAAAGGTATGCTATCAAAATATCAGGCGACGGCAACCTTTCCGGATTCCTCACTAAACTTGTCACAATTGGAACAAAAATTACATCGCTATCAGTTGTCGATGGGGTGGCATATTTTCAAACAGATCGTAGCGGACTTCGTGCTATCCGGCGTAACAGAAGGCATTATCGATTAAAAGTAGCCATTTCAATTGCGAATCTTGAATCAGGCTCAATTGGACTTTTCACATCTAGCCGTTTCCTAATCGCATGTCTCATTCCTTTTGTTGCCTCATTTTTCCTTTGGACAGTAGATGTTGAATCGGATATGCCGGAAGTAGTGGACAGAATTGAGCAGAAACTTGAAAAAAGCTCTATCGTTTTGTTAAGACCCTTAGCTTTAATTCCTGATGAAGGTGAAATTCGACGAGAGCTCATGCTCGATGATCCTGCTTTATCGTGGGTTAGATTTAGACGAGTTGGAACGTCTCTGACAATTATTCCGATGTTATCACCACCCACAACTAACATTATTGAAGAGAACGAATCACCGTCACACCTTGTAGCGCGTACAGGAGGCGTTATAACGCGTTTTGCGTTAGAAAAAGGGGAAAGGGTCGGCCATGTTCATCAGACTGTAAAGAAAGGGGACGTGCTAGCCACAGGTATATTGGAACAAGGTGATAAAACGACAGTTGTTGGAGCGGATGGTGCCGTGTATGCGGATTATTGGGTTGAATACACCTTTACTCTTCCGAAAAAAATTAAATTCCAGTTACAGGGTGAGGAAATTGTGAACTATTCTTTTAACCTCCCATGGAAGCAGCAAGGTAAAGAAGGATGGTCTCTAGGGTCTTTCATCGAAACAGAAAGATATATGGAGGAAACCGCAGGGCACTTTGAATTGATTGAGGGAATGGAAGAAACAGTTATAATTCCCTTATTAAAAAACAAATTAATGTCGGAATCTTTTTCGAAAGCAATTATTAAAGATGAAAAAGTTTTACACGTGACATTCGATAATGATAAAGTTAGAGGGACTATATTGTTTCTTATCAATGACAATATTGCTGAAAAAAG